One Peribacillus simplex NBRC 15720 = DSM 1321 genomic region harbors:
- the sigK gene encoding RNA polymerase sporulation sigma factor SigK, with amino-acid sequence MPGILTVVGYIIKEFYLFVSYVKNNAFPQPLSSQDEKKYLKLMSEGDGDARNILIEHNLRLVAHIVKKFENTGEDTEDLISIGTIGLIKAIESYSDGKGTKLATYAARCIENEILMHLRATKKTKKDISLHDPIGQDKEGNEISLIDVLKSESEDVIDTIQLNMEIEKVKKYIDILDEREKEVIVGRFGLDLKKEKTQREIAKELGISRSYVSRIEKRALMKMFHEFYRAEKEKEKKAKG; translated from the coding sequence ATGCCCGGAATACTTACAGTTGTCGGTTATATTATCAAAGAATTTTACTTATTCGTTTCCTATGTGAAAAACAACGCTTTTCCCCAGCCCTTGTCATCTCAGGATGAAAAGAAATATCTGAAGCTTATGAGTGAGGGAGACGGTGATGCCCGTAACATCCTGATCGAGCATAATCTCAGGCTTGTTGCCCATATCGTCAAGAAATTCGAGAATACGGGCGAAGATACAGAGGATTTGATTTCGATTGGGACAATTGGTTTGATAAAGGCCATTGAGAGTTATTCGGATGGGAAGGGTACGAAGCTGGCCACATATGCGGCGCGATGCATTGAGAATGAAATCTTGATGCATTTACGAGCGACAAAGAAAACGAAGAAAGATATTTCCCTGCATGATCCGATCGGTCAAGATAAAGAAGGAAATGAAATCAGTTTAATCGATGTACTGAAATCGGAATCGGAAGATGTCATCGATACGATTCAGCTCAATATGGAAATTGAAAAAGTGAAAAAGTATATTGATATTTTGGATGAACGCGAAAAGGAAGTCATTGTAGGCAGGTTCGGACTGGATTTGAAAAAGGAAAAAACCCAGAGGGAAATCGCTAAAGAGCTTGGCATTTCCCGCAGTTATGTATCAAGGATCGAAAAACGTGCCTTGATGAAGATGTTCCACGAATTTTACAGAGCAGAAAAAGAGAAGGAAAAGAAAGCTAAAGGATAG
- a CDS encoding M3 family oligoendopeptidase codes for MGYSLTWDLDIFFKGGSSSKEFLTFLDEINDEVKELDRLVSNINPEGNDEISLIQAFDLFKNTNMKSSQASAFIGCLEAQNAQDKKAGQLRIKQMKIVASLKMVLSKLDEKLIQLDDAFFKKILEKEPLNELKFVLNERREKAKEKLSVKEESLITQLAMDGFEGWSQMYDAIVGSMTIPYKGEKLSVGQAANKFSDPDERARKELFTAWEQAWEEKSDLFARTLNHLAGFRLSVNEKRGWDDILKEPLEIGRMKKETLESMWNVIADHKEPLVKFLQRKAELLDLDKLSWADLDAPLAVTAESKVMDYQEGADFIIQQFSKFGSQLANFTQKAFEDSWIEAEDRPGKRPGGFCTGFPLNKQSRIFMTYSGTPSNVSTLAHELGHAFHSYAMRDIHPLNRSYAMNVAETASTFAEMVVADAAVKEAASEEEKLVLLEDKIQRSVALLMNIHARYLFETRFYDERKQGYVSAERLNELMVDAQKEAYGDALSDYNPTFWASKLHFYITGVPFYNFPYTFGYLFSLGIYANALKEPAGFEEKYIALLKDTGSMKVEDLAEKHLGVDLKTRDFWEEAVNACMEDVEEFMRLTDPLVRKA; via the coding sequence ATGGGATATTCTTTGACGTGGGATTTGGATATCTTTTTTAAAGGAGGAAGCTCTTCTAAGGAGTTCCTGACTTTTTTAGATGAAATTAACGATGAGGTAAAAGAATTAGACCGACTTGTAAGCAATATCAATCCAGAAGGAAATGATGAAATCAGTTTAATCCAGGCATTTGATCTTTTTAAAAATACAAATATGAAATCTTCACAGGCAAGTGCTTTCATTGGATGCCTGGAAGCTCAAAATGCGCAGGATAAAAAGGCTGGTCAGCTGCGGATCAAACAAATGAAGATAGTCGCTTCACTAAAAATGGTGTTAAGCAAGCTGGATGAAAAGTTGATACAGCTTGATGATGCGTTTTTTAAAAAAATCCTCGAAAAAGAACCATTGAATGAATTGAAATTCGTATTGAATGAACGTCGGGAAAAGGCAAAGGAAAAGCTTTCCGTGAAGGAAGAATCATTAATCACCCAATTGGCCATGGACGGTTTCGAAGGTTGGAGCCAAATGTATGATGCGATCGTCGGATCAATGACCATTCCTTATAAGGGTGAAAAGCTTTCTGTAGGCCAAGCGGCGAATAAATTTTCTGATCCTGATGAAAGGGCACGGAAAGAATTATTTACTGCGTGGGAACAGGCTTGGGAGGAAAAAAGTGACCTTTTTGCCCGGACTTTGAACCACTTGGCAGGATTCCGTCTCAGTGTGAATGAAAAAAGGGGCTGGGATGATATTTTGAAAGAGCCTCTTGAAATAGGGAGGATGAAAAAAGAAACCCTCGAAAGCATGTGGAATGTAATTGCCGATCATAAGGAGCCGCTTGTGAAGTTTTTACAAAGGAAAGCGGAGTTACTGGATTTGGATAAATTAAGTTGGGCGGATTTGGATGCACCGCTCGCTGTTACAGCAGAGTCCAAAGTAATGGATTATCAAGAAGGTGCAGACTTTATCATACAGCAATTCTCTAAGTTCGGCTCTCAATTAGCAAACTTCACCCAAAAAGCTTTTGAAGACAGCTGGATTGAAGCAGAGGACAGACCAGGTAAGAGACCAGGCGGTTTTTGCACAGGCTTTCCATTAAATAAGCAGTCAAGAATTTTCATGACGTATTCGGGCACCCCATCCAATGTATCGACATTGGCTCATGAATTGGGACATGCATTCCATTCTTATGCGATGAGGGATATCCATCCATTGAATCGGTCATATGCAATGAATGTGGCTGAAACCGCCTCTACTTTTGCTGAAATGGTCGTAGCGGATGCAGCTGTGAAGGAAGCGGCCAGTGAGGAAGAAAAGCTGGTGCTTTTAGAAGATAAAATTCAGCGTTCCGTGGCATTATTGATGAATATCCATGCCCGCTACTTATTTGAAACAAGGTTTTATGATGAGAGGAAACAAGGATATGTAAGTGCCGAACGGTTGAATGAACTGATGGTCGATGCACAAAAAGAAGCTTATGGCGATGCTTTAAGTGATTATAATCCAACGTTCTGGGCTTCAAAGCTCCATTTTTATATTACAGGTGTACCATTTTATAATTTTCCGTACACATTCGGATACTTATTCTCATTAGGCATATACGCGAATGCCCTGAAAGAGCCTGCAGGATTCGAAGAAAAATATATCGCTCTCTTAAAGGATACCGGTTCCATGAAGGTCGAGGATTTGGCGGAGAAACATTTAGGCGTCGATTTAAAGACCCGGGATTTTTGGGAAGAAGCGGTCAATGCCTGTATGGAGGATGTAGAAGAATTCATGCGTTTGACCGACCCCCTAGTCCGAAAAGCATAA
- the pssA gene encoding CDP-diacylglycerol--serine O-phosphatidyltransferase gives MFLLHALDQTIKKVKAQTANILTLMNLSLGGFAIIAVMHGQLNLSLLLIFLAALADRFDGMVARKFNIESELGKQLDSMCDIISFGVAPALLLYQGILIEFGAPGTLFTVFYIGCGAFRLARFNISESNGYFTGVPITVAGCIATLSYLAIPYFHPVFFLSLMIILSLLMVSPFKMKKV, from the coding sequence ATGTTTTTATTACACGCCCTAGATCAAACCATTAAAAAAGTGAAAGCACAAACAGCAAATATACTTACTTTAATGAACTTATCCCTTGGTGGATTTGCAATAATTGCCGTGATGCACGGCCAATTGAATTTAAGCCTGCTTTTGATCTTCCTGGCTGCCCTTGCAGATCGCTTTGACGGTATGGTTGCACGGAAGTTCAACATTGAATCGGAATTGGGTAAGCAACTTGATTCCATGTGTGACATCATATCCTTTGGCGTCGCACCAGCTCTATTATTATACCAAGGAATATTAATAGAATTCGGAGCACCTGGCACACTCTTCACGGTTTTCTATATTGGCTGTGGCGCATTTCGTCTCGCCCGCTTCAATATTAGTGAAAGCAATGGATATTTTACAGGAGTGCCAATTACGGTTGCGGGCTGCATCGCTACGTTAAGTTATCTAGCCATCCCGTATTTCCATCCGGTCTTTTTCTTATCCCTCATGATTATATTATCATTACTTATGGTCAGTCCATTTAAAATGAAGAAAGTTTAA
- a CDS encoding phosphatidylserine decarboxylase yields MFQSFYRILIELTNGQYSSGLLKHFSQSRWSRPLILFYVKTFNLNQQEFGKELKAYTNLHELFTRQLKADARPITAVPSAVACPVDGVLEDSGEIRGDKKIVVKGKVYSMEEMLGDELLLEKYLGGKYLVLYLSPSHYHRIHAPIKGSVVKRWTLGRKSYPVNKWGMKYGKEPLSKNYRTITELQNEAGSLAMVKVGAMFINSIVITDESDELEKGQEFSYFSFGSTVVLLFEKGSFELEGNISIPADVRVGETIGFMRAV; encoded by the coding sequence TTGTTTCAGTCTTTTTATCGCATTCTTATTGAACTGACGAATGGTCAGTATTCATCAGGTTTATTAAAGCATTTTAGCCAATCTCGTTGGAGCAGACCCTTAATTTTATTTTATGTAAAAACATTCAACCTTAATCAACAGGAATTTGGTAAGGAGTTAAAAGCTTATACCAATCTTCACGAGCTATTTACAAGGCAGTTAAAGGCGGACGCCAGGCCAATTACGGCAGTTCCTTCTGCGGTAGCTTGTCCTGTGGACGGTGTTCTCGAGGATTCAGGGGAGATACGCGGTGATAAAAAGATCGTCGTTAAGGGAAAGGTATATTCAATGGAGGAAATGCTCGGGGATGAGCTTTTGTTGGAAAAGTACTTAGGCGGCAAATATCTCGTGTTATACTTAAGCCCGAGTCATTACCATCGGATACATGCACCAATTAAGGGTTCTGTAGTCAAACGTTGGACCCTTGGAAGGAAATCATACCCCGTTAATAAATGGGGGATGAAATATGGAAAAGAGCCATTATCAAAAAATTATCGGACAATAACTGAACTTCAAAATGAAGCGGGAAGTCTGGCAATGGTGAAAGTCGGGGCGATGTTCATAAATTCGATCGTCATCACTGATGAATCGGATGAATTGGAAAAAGGACAGGAATTTTCTTATTTCAGCTTTGGGTCCACAGTGGTGCTTCTCTTTGAAAAAGGCAGTTTTGAACTTGAAGGAAACATATCCATTCCCGCAGATGTCCGTGTGGGTGAAACAATCGGATTCATGAGAGCCGTCTAA
- a CDS encoding sporulation histidine kinase inhibitor Sda: protein MQKLSDDLLLESYFKAQNLKLSTDFIRLIETEIHRRSLTHKIRSIF from the coding sequence ATGCAAAAACTATCTGATGACCTGTTGCTTGAATCCTATTTTAAAGCGCAGAACTTAAAGTTGAGTACCGATTTCATCCGCCTCATAGAAACGGAAATTCATCGACGATCCTTAACGCATAAAATCCGATCAATATTTTAA
- a CDS encoding YqeG family HAD IIIA-type phosphatase: protein MLKLFLPSEHVKSIFNIDPQELKKRGIKGVITDLDNTLVEWDRPTATPDLIKWFDNMRDHGILVTIVSNNNENRVRAFSDPLHIPFIFQARKPMARAFHKARKTMGLKLEETVVIGDQLLTDVLGGNRGGFHTILVVPVAQTDEFRTRINRYFERKIMAFFKRKGMIEWEDHN, encoded by the coding sequence ATGCTTAAATTATTTTTGCCGAGTGAACATGTTAAAAGCATTTTTAATATAGATCCTCAAGAATTGAAAAAAAGAGGTATTAAGGGAGTCATTACCGATTTGGATAATACTCTCGTTGAATGGGACAGGCCAACTGCCACTCCCGATTTAATCAAATGGTTCGACAATATGCGGGATCATGGGATTTTAGTGACGATTGTGTCCAATAATAATGAAAATCGGGTTCGGGCTTTTTCCGATCCGCTTCACATTCCATTTATCTTCCAGGCCAGAAAACCGATGGCAAGAGCTTTTCATAAAGCCCGTAAGACAATGGGATTGAAATTAGAAGAAACGGTGGTAATCGGCGATCAGTTATTGACGGATGTATTGGGAGGGAACCGAGGCGGGTTTCATACGATCTTAGTGGTCCCTGTGGCACAAACCGACGAATTCAGAACAAGGATCAATCGTTATTTTGAAAGAAAGATCATGGCGTTTTTTAAACGAAAAGGAATGATAGAATGGGAGGATCACAATTGA
- the yqeH gene encoding ribosome biogenesis GTPase YqeH: MNNHQELVCIGCGVKVQTEDPKELGFAPKSALEKESIVCQRCFKLKHYNEVQDVSLTDDDFLKILNKVGETDSLIVKIVDIFDFNGSWLPGLHRFVGRNDVLLIGNKVDLLPKSVKPNKLINWMKQSSKELGLNPIDVLLVSAEKGKHILEAADAIERYRKGKDVYVVGCTNVGKSTFINRLIKEVSGEGDIITTSHFPGTTLDMIEIPLDDGQALIDTPGIINHHQMAHYVDKRDFKVIMPKKEIKPRVYQLNEGQTLFFGGLARLDYVSGGRRSLTCYLSNELNIHRTKLENADELYKNHAGELLTPPRPEQIEEFPKLIPHEFSLKDGKMDIVFSGLGWVTVNEPGAKIVAHVPKGVNVIVRKSLI, translated from the coding sequence TTGAACAATCATCAAGAATTAGTGTGCATCGGCTGCGGTGTCAAGGTCCAGACTGAAGATCCGAAGGAGTTGGGTTTTGCCCCTAAATCGGCACTGGAGAAAGAGAGCATCGTTTGTCAGCGCTGCTTTAAATTGAAACATTATAACGAAGTTCAGGATGTATCCTTAACAGACGATGACTTCTTGAAAATCTTGAATAAAGTAGGCGAAACCGACTCTTTAATCGTCAAAATCGTCGATATTTTTGATTTCAATGGAAGCTGGCTGCCTGGCCTGCATCGATTTGTAGGAAGAAATGATGTTCTTCTGATCGGAAATAAGGTTGATTTATTGCCTAAATCCGTAAAACCGAACAAGTTGATCAATTGGATGAAGCAATCGTCCAAGGAATTGGGTCTTAACCCGATTGATGTCCTGCTTGTCAGTGCGGAAAAGGGAAAGCACATCCTTGAAGCTGCTGATGCGATTGAGCGGTATCGAAAAGGTAAAGATGTCTATGTGGTGGGCTGTACGAATGTAGGGAAATCGACTTTCATCAACCGTCTTATAAAAGAAGTGAGCGGTGAAGGTGATATCATCACTACTTCCCACTTCCCTGGTACTACCTTGGATATGATCGAAATTCCTTTGGATGATGGACAGGCATTGATCGATACACCAGGAATCATTAATCATCATCAAATGGCTCACTATGTGGACAAACGGGACTTTAAGGTGATTATGCCGAAAAAGGAAATCAAGCCGAGAGTGTACCAACTGAATGAAGGGCAGACGCTATTTTTCGGAGGGTTGGCCCGATTGGACTATGTCTCAGGCGGAAGGCGTTCACTGACTTGCTATCTTTCTAATGAATTGAATATTCACCGTACGAAACTGGAAAATGCCGATGAATTATATAAAAACCATGCCGGGGAATTACTGACGCCCCCACGGCCTGAACAAATCGAGGAGTTTCCGAAGCTGATTCCACATGAATTTTCCTTGAAAGATGGTAAAATGGATATTGTGTTTTCTGGTCTTGGCTGGGTGACGGTCAATGAGCCAGGAGCGAAAATCGTTGCACATGTTCCAAAGGGCGTCAATGTGATCGTTCGCAAATCATTAATCTAA
- the aroE gene encoding shikimate dehydrogenase, producing MKKIYGVMGDPIAHSMSPDIHNDAFEKENIEAVYHHFHVTPERLNDAVKGMKALGIEGFNITIPHKTSIIPFLDEVDELALAIGAVNTVVNKNGRFIGYNTDGKGFFKSLCDEISSDIKAKKTLVIGAGGAARAIYFTLVKEGVKQVDIANRTKERAAQLVSDCPYDKVSKALSIIEAEESLSQYDLIIQTTSSGMSPELDHSPLKVDQLKTGAIVSDIIYNPLQTKLLREAGEKGAETQNGLGMFINQAALAFEIWTGIMPDTARMTDIVLNKLGGNTC from the coding sequence ATGAAAAAGATATATGGGGTAATGGGAGATCCAATTGCACATTCGATGTCACCGGACATTCATAATGATGCATTTGAAAAAGAAAATATAGAAGCGGTTTATCATCATTTTCATGTGACACCAGAGCGTTTGAACGATGCCGTGAAAGGCATGAAAGCCCTTGGTATAGAAGGGTTTAACATCACGATTCCTCATAAGACTTCAATCATCCCTTTCCTTGATGAAGTGGATGAACTTGCCCTTGCAATCGGGGCTGTAAATACGGTTGTTAACAAAAATGGTCGGTTTATAGGGTATAATACAGACGGAAAAGGATTTTTCAAATCTTTATGCGATGAAATATCAAGTGACATTAAGGCTAAAAAAACGTTAGTGATCGGAGCGGGCGGTGCTGCGCGTGCGATTTATTTTACCCTCGTAAAAGAAGGGGTAAAGCAAGTTGATATTGCAAACCGGACAAAGGAAAGAGCGGCCCAGCTTGTTTCTGATTGCCCATATGATAAAGTATCGAAGGCACTCTCGATTATCGAAGCGGAAGAAAGCTTATCACAATATGATTTAATCATCCAAACGACTTCTTCTGGAATGAGTCCGGAATTGGATCATTCACCGTTAAAGGTCGACCAGCTTAAAACCGGTGCAATTGTCAGTGATATCATCTATAACCCTCTGCAAACCAAGCTACTGCGTGAAGCTGGGGAAAAAGGGGCGGAAACGCAAAATGGTCTGGGTATGTTCATCAACCAGGCCGCGCTCGCATTTGAGATATGGACAGGCATTATGCCGGATACAGCAAGAATGACAGATATTGTCTTGAACAAACTAGGAGGTAACACATGTTAA
- the yhbY gene encoding ribosome assembly RNA-binding protein YhbY, with protein sequence MLTGKQKRFLRSKAHHLNPIFQVGKGGVNDNLIKQIGEALEVRELIKVSILQNCEEDRNDVGFSLSKGARAELVQIIGNTIVLYKESKENKQLKLP encoded by the coding sequence ATGTTAACAGGAAAACAGAAAAGATTTTTACGATCAAAGGCCCATCACCTCAATCCAATTTTTCAAGTTGGTAAAGGCGGCGTCAATGATAATCTCATCAAGCAAATTGGTGAGGCGCTTGAAGTACGTGAATTAATCAAGGTCAGCATCTTACAAAACTGTGAAGAGGACCGCAATGATGTGGGATTTTCTTTATCAAAAGGTGCACGGGCGGAATTGGTTCAGATTATCGGCAACACAATTGTGCTGTATAAAGAATCAAAAGAAAACAAACAACTTAAATTACCTTAA
- a CDS encoding nicotinate-nucleotide adenylyltransferase produces the protein MKKIGILGGTFNPPHIGHLIIANEVLDALELDEIRFMPNHVPPHKEKSEEVTDMDRLAMLENAIAGNPSFYIEGIEIERKGTSYTYDTIKLLKELEPTNEYYFIIGADMIEYLPNWHRIDELVHMVNFVGVKRPGYNENTVYPITMVKVPQMFISSSMIRRKLRTGKTVKYLIADPVVKYIKGNGLYES, from the coding sequence ATGAAAAAAATTGGAATTCTTGGCGGTACATTCAATCCTCCGCATATCGGGCATTTAATTATAGCGAATGAAGTGCTGGATGCCCTTGAGCTAGATGAAATCAGGTTCATGCCAAATCACGTTCCTCCACATAAGGAAAAGTCGGAGGAAGTAACCGATATGGACAGGCTTGCCATGTTGGAAAACGCGATAGCCGGAAACCCATCTTTTTATATTGAGGGTATTGAAATAGAAAGAAAAGGCACATCTTATACGTATGACACAATAAAATTGCTGAAAGAACTTGAGCCAACCAATGAGTACTATTTCATAATTGGCGCAGATATGATTGAGTACTTACCGAATTGGCACCGTATCGACGAGCTGGTGCATATGGTCAATTTCGTAGGGGTGAAGCGCCCTGGATATAATGAAAATACCGTATACCCAATCACGATGGTGAAAGTCCCCCAGATGTTCATTTCGTCTTCCATGATACGAAGGAAGTTAAGAACGGGGAAAACCGTGAAATATTTAATAGCAGATCCAGTGGTGAAGTATATTAAAGGGAATGGTTTATATGAATCGTGA
- the yqeK gene encoding bis(5'-nucleosyl)-tetraphosphatase (symmetrical) YqeK produces the protein MNREKALALVKEQITERRYIHTLGVVESAIELAERYGADVKKAELAAIFHDYAKFRPKEEMEQIIIAEKMNPALLEYNMELWHAPVGAYLVKKEAGIQDAEVLDAIAYHTSGRVGMSLLDKVVYLADYIEPGRSFPGVDEVRQTAKINLDHAVIQALRNTVVFLMKRNQAIYPDTFKTYNDLIMNLKEKM, from the coding sequence ATGAATCGTGAGAAAGCATTGGCGCTGGTCAAAGAACAAATCACCGAACGCAGGTACATTCATACCTTGGGTGTGGTCGAGTCAGCGATTGAACTTGCTGAACGGTATGGTGCCGACGTCAAAAAAGCGGAACTGGCAGCCATTTTCCATGATTATGCAAAATTTCGCCCAAAAGAGGAAATGGAGCAAATTATAATCGCTGAAAAAATGAACCCGGCGTTACTTGAATACAATATGGAGCTGTGGCACGCTCCTGTCGGGGCTTATCTGGTGAAAAAGGAAGCTGGCATTCAGGACGCTGAAGTCTTGGATGCGATTGCCTATCACACGTCTGGCAGGGTTGGCATGAGCCTTTTGGATAAAGTCGTATACCTTGCTGACTATATTGAGCCGGGACGTTCTTTTCCCGGTGTCGACGAAGTCAGGCAGACAGCAAAGATAAATTTGGATCATGCTGTCATCCAGGCTTTAAGGAATACAGTTGTTTTTTTAATGAAAAGAAATCAGGCAATTTATCCTGACACATTTAAGACATATAATGATTTGATCATGAATTTGAAGGAGAAGATGTAA
- the rsfS gene encoding ribosome silencing factor: MTERELLVIAAKAADDKRAEDIVALNMQGISLVADYFLICHGNSEKQVQAIAREMKSKADESGINIKRLEGFDEAKWVLVDLGDVVAHIFHKDERNYYNLERLWGDAPFEDLESELTS; this comes from the coding sequence ATGACTGAACGTGAACTTCTTGTAATTGCAGCAAAAGCGGCAGATGATAAAAGAGCGGAGGATATCGTGGCATTGAACATGCAAGGTATTTCCCTTGTAGCGGATTATTTTTTGATTTGCCACGGTAATTCTGAAAAACAAGTACAAGCAATAGCTCGTGAAATGAAGAGCAAAGCTGATGAATCAGGAATCAATATAAAACGTCTTGAAGGTTTTGACGAGGCGAAATGGGTTCTTGTGGATCTTGGCGATGTAGTGGCCCACATATTCCATAAAGATGAAAGAAACTACTATAACCTCGAACGTTTATGGGGAGATGCACCTTTTGAAGATCTAGAGAGTGAACTGACTTCATGA
- a CDS encoding class I SAM-dependent DNA methyltransferase, with protein MTYERFAYVYDELMKDAPYEKWLMILTAKLEQYGIGGRKVLDLACGTGEMTVELAQHGFEVTGVDLSDEMLLVANEKAVKLGLSIPLFQQNMAELEGLGQFDCVTIFCDSLNYLRDEEDIVKTFSRVHEHLKDGGLFLFDIHSIYKMEEIFRDNTFAVNGEEVSYIWDCFPGEEPYSVEHDLSFFVRDDESGLYDRFDELHYQRTYPVEQYKKWLEQAGFTVSEIMADLEEAPLATETERILFVASK; from the coding sequence ATGACCTACGAACGCTTTGCCTATGTATACGATGAATTGATGAAGGACGCACCTTATGAAAAATGGCTGATGATCCTTACGGCGAAGCTGGAACAGTATGGAATTGGTGGAAGGAAAGTCCTGGATTTAGCGTGTGGAACCGGGGAAATGACCGTTGAATTGGCGCAACACGGATTTGAAGTCACTGGCGTGGATTTATCTGATGAAATGCTTCTTGTTGCTAATGAAAAAGCGGTTAAGCTTGGATTATCGATTCCGCTTTTCCAGCAGAATATGGCAGAACTCGAGGGACTTGGCCAATTTGATTGTGTCACGATTTTTTGTGATTCGCTGAACTACCTTCGCGATGAGGAGGATATAGTCAAGACGTTCAGCCGGGTTCATGAGCATTTGAAGGATGGCGGATTATTCTTGTTTGATATCCATTCCATTTATAAAATGGAAGAAATTTTTCGTGATAATACGTTTGCTGTCAATGGAGAAGAAGTATCCTATATATGGGACTGCTTCCCTGGTGAAGAACCTTACAGTGTGGAACATGATTTAAGTTTTTTCGTAAGGGACGATGAAAGCGGTCTGTATGACCGTTTTGATGAGTTGCATTATCAACGGACCTATCCGGTGGAACAATATAAAAAGTGGTTGGAGCAAGCAGGTTTTACGGTTTCAGAAATTATGGCGGATCTCGAAGAAGCACCGCTTGCAACAGAAACCGAAAGAATCTTGTTTGTGGCCAGTAAATAA
- the comER gene encoding late competence protein ComER, producing MGTILIEAWLEAKILNPADLIITNRTLSKALVLKEKHPGIKVAESAAEIVQQADFIFLCVKPLQINSLLQGIKHHIKRDQLVISITSPVSVSLLESAVNAPCARFIPSITNRVGSGVSLLSFSKSCSKEKMSALYDLASAISAPVIIENDITRVASDIVSCGPAFFSYLAQAFIEAACQTTKIDKETATTLTENMLVGLGELLGKGVYTLPTLQEKVCVKGGITGEGIKVLEAETGEMFHHLFQATHEKFAEDLYEVEKQFGHPY from the coding sequence ATGGGTACCATTTTAATCGAGGCATGGCTGGAGGCAAAAATATTGAATCCGGCAGATCTAATCATTACAAATCGCACGCTTTCCAAAGCATTGGTGCTGAAAGAGAAACACCCTGGTATCAAGGTTGCGGAAAGCGCAGCCGAAATCGTCCAACAAGCGGACTTTATCTTTCTTTGTGTAAAACCATTACAAATTAACAGCCTATTACAAGGCATCAAACATCATATAAAAAGGGATCAGCTGGTTATTTCCATCACAAGCCCAGTTTCAGTCTCCCTGCTTGAATCGGCAGTGAATGCCCCCTGTGCCCGTTTTATACCGAGCATAACGAACCGTGTGGGTTCAGGGGTATCGTTACTGAGCTTCAGCAAGAGCTGCAGTAAGGAGAAAATGTCAGCTTTATATGATTTGGCCTCCGCCATATCGGCACCGGTCATAATTGAAAATGATATCACCCGGGTAGCTTCCGATATCGTCAGCTGCGGTCCTGCCTTCTTCAGCTATTTAGCGCAAGCTTTTATTGAAGCGGCTTGTCAAACGACGAAGATCGATAAAGAAACTGCTACGACTTTGACTGAAAACATGCTGGTTGGCTTAGGGGAACTGCTTGGTAAAGGAGTTTATACATTGCCGACCTTGCAGGAAAAGGTTTGTGTAAAAGGTGGAATAACGGGTGAGGGGATCAAGGTTTTAGAAGCTGAAACCGGGGAAATGTTCCATCATCTTTTTCAAGCGACACATGAAAAGTTTGCAGAGGATCTATACGAAGTAGAAAAGCAGTTCGGCCATCCTTATTAG